The proteins below come from a single Dinghuibacter silviterrae genomic window:
- a CDS encoding GNAT family N-acetyltransferase: MHIRPATVNDFPSIHALLREFSIFQKTPEKMLITLEEMVAQQDLFRGLVAEEGGAIVGFATYFFSYYSWSGKALYLDDLYVQPAARGNGLGSRLLDAIIALARTAGCKKVRWQVSRWNEPAQALYRKIGASIDDTEINCDLVL, translated from the coding sequence ATGCACATCAGACCCGCCACCGTCAACGACTTCCCGTCAATTCATGCGCTCCTGCGCGAGTTCTCCATTTTCCAGAAGACCCCGGAAAAGATGCTGATCACGCTGGAAGAGATGGTGGCGCAGCAGGACCTGTTCCGTGGTCTGGTCGCGGAAGAAGGCGGGGCGATCGTGGGTTTCGCCACCTATTTTTTCTCCTATTATTCCTGGTCCGGGAAAGCGCTTTACCTGGACGATCTTTACGTCCAGCCGGCGGCGCGGGGCAACGGCCTGGGCAGCCGGCTCCTGGACGCGATCATAGCGCTCGCGCGGACGGCGGGTTGCAAAAAGGTCCGCTGGCAGGTGTCCCGCTGGAATGAACCCGCCCAGGCGCTCTACCGGAAGATCGGCGCGTCGATTGACGATACCGAGATCAATTGCGATCTCGTCCTGTGA
- a CDS encoding ester cyclase, with protein MTYPIVSRFIQQAWNRGGIPELHPSFVDHSLPPGVATTRDWIALTSLSFEHQTIIEDHVAEGDKCVVRITFRVRHIGEWRGIPATFLEAETRGYRMFRVQDGKIIEHWALLDGQALENQLRGAASGCAAPRG; from the coding sequence ATGACCTATCCTATCGTCTCCCGCTTTATCCAACAGGCCTGGAACCGGGGCGGCATCCCCGAGCTGCATCCTTCTTTTGTCGACCATTCCCTACCGCCGGGCGTCGCCACTACCCGCGACTGGATCGCCCTCACCTCTTTATCGTTCGAACACCAAACCATTATTGAAGACCACGTCGCCGAAGGGGACAAGTGCGTTGTCCGTATAACCTTCCGCGTGCGGCATATCGGGGAGTGGAGGGGGATTCCGGCTACTTTCCTGGAGGCGGAAACCCGCGGGTATCGCATGTTCCGGGTTCAGGATGGGAAGATCATTGAGCACTGGGCGCTCCTCGACGGGCAGGCGCTGGAGAATCAGCTGCGCGGGGCCGCTTCGGGGTGCGCCGCGCCGCGGGGATAA
- a CDS encoding Crp/Fnr family transcriptional regulator, producing MAEQLSADARFLLTEAGDTRTWEKGAFLLREGSVCRHVHGIWKGSVRMFQLQDGKEVNLRFFFVNGFATDFKSLRLGEPSGCFLQAMESTTTLTIDAAALRALYDRSPELERWGRGLLENLVIKEQEHADFFKLFSPEERYDWLLRHDPEVIRKVSGTRLASYIGVSRESLSRIRSRMR from the coding sequence ATGGCTGAACAACTGTCCGCTGACGCCCGGTTCCTGCTCACGGAAGCCGGCGACACCCGCACCTGGGAAAAGGGAGCCTTCCTCCTCCGGGAGGGTTCGGTTTGCCGCCACGTCCATGGCATCTGGAAGGGTTCCGTCCGTATGTTCCAGCTCCAGGACGGAAAAGAGGTCAACCTCCGTTTCTTTTTTGTCAACGGTTTCGCCACCGACTTCAAAAGCCTCCGGTTGGGCGAACCGTCCGGGTGCTTCCTCCAGGCCATGGAGTCGACCACGACCCTGACCATCGACGCCGCCGCCCTGCGGGCCCTCTATGACCGTTCCCCCGAACTGGAACGCTGGGGACGGGGTCTCCTGGAAAACCTCGTGATCAAGGAACAGGAACACGCCGACTTCTTTAAGTTATTTTCCCCCGAAGAACGGTACGACTGGCTGCTCCGGCACGACCCCGAAGTCATCAGGAAGGTATCCGGCACCCGGCTGGCTTCCTACATCGGCGTCAGCAGGGAAAGCCTGAGCAGGATCCGGAGCCGGATGCGCTAG
- a CDS encoding alpha/beta hydrolase has protein sequence MRFLFLLAFMGGALFTHAARVDTVNVFSPSMHKTVRTVVITPSGYEKGKNYPVVYLLHGYSGNYADYIRNIPGIASDADTYGLIIVCPDGRYNSWYFDSPVDSSARYETFVSTELVQWVDGHYATVRDRSGRAIAGLSMGGHGALFLSFRHQDIFGAAGSMSGGVDLRPFPDNWDLAAQLGPYAQNPDRWENHSVINLVYLLHPKTQPLALIIDCGTEDFFYTVNMNLHHLLLERNIPHDFITRPGAHNWNYWSNSVRYQLLFFHRFFQHG, from the coding sequence ATGCGCTTTCTTTTTCTCCTGGCCTTTATGGGCGGCGCGCTCTTCACCCACGCCGCCCGGGTCGACACGGTAAACGTTTTCAGCCCGTCCATGCACAAGACCGTCCGGACCGTCGTGATCACCCCCTCGGGCTACGAAAAGGGCAAAAATTACCCGGTCGTCTACCTCCTTCACGGCTACAGCGGCAACTACGCGGACTACATCCGGAACATCCCCGGTATCGCCTCGGACGCCGATACCTACGGTCTGATCATCGTTTGCCCCGACGGGCGGTACAACAGTTGGTACTTCGACAGCCCGGTGGACAGCAGCGCCCGGTACGAGACGTTTGTCTCTACCGAGCTGGTGCAATGGGTGGACGGGCACTACGCCACCGTCCGCGACCGGTCGGGCCGGGCCATTGCGGGTCTGAGCATGGGTGGCCACGGCGCCCTTTTTCTCAGCTTCCGGCATCAGGATATCTTTGGCGCGGCGGGGAGCATGAGCGGAGGGGTGGACCTCCGGCCCTTCCCCGACAACTGGGACCTGGCCGCCCAACTGGGCCCCTACGCGCAAAATCCGGACCGTTGGGAAAACCACAGCGTCATTAATCTCGTATACCTGTTGCATCCCAAAACGCAACCCCTCGCGCTGATCATCGATTGCGGGACGGAGGATTTTTTCTATACCGTGAATATGAACCTTCACCACCTGCTCCTGGAACGCAACATCCCGCACGACTTCATCACCCGGCCCGGGGCCCACAACTGGAATTATTGGAGCAATTCGGTCCGGTATCAACTTTTATTTTTTCACCGCTTTTTTCAACATGGCTGA
- a CDS encoding RNA polymerase sigma factor, giving the protein MHHSLTAPSPYEEDRLLISIAAGDVQAFSAVYYHYQDDLYRFVLRLVKIPALAEDVLQDIFLKIWEARQQLPGVHHFPGYLYTVARNHTLNVLQSVARSTHALNDLVRYFREQRVDDEALSKDYRRFIDHALHAIPARSREIFHKCREQGMTYEEVGREMGISRNAVKKHMMTAIRTLKDAAERDLGVTLEAAVVLATVASFSIL; this is encoded by the coding sequence TTGCACCATTCCTTGACTGCGCCTTCACCATACGAAGAAGACCGGCTCCTGATTTCCATTGCCGCCGGGGACGTTCAGGCATTTTCCGCCGTCTACTATCACTACCAGGACGACCTTTACCGTTTTGTGCTTCGGCTGGTCAAGATACCCGCCCTGGCCGAGGACGTGCTCCAGGACATCTTTTTGAAAATATGGGAAGCCCGTCAGCAACTGCCGGGGGTCCACCATTTCCCAGGGTATTTATACACCGTGGCCCGAAACCATACCCTGAATGTACTGCAATCGGTGGCACGCTCTACCCACGCCCTGAACGACCTGGTCCGTTACTTCCGGGAGCAGCGCGTTGACGACGAGGCCCTGAGCAAAGACTACCGCCGGTTTATCGACCACGCCCTCCACGCCATCCCCGCCCGTTCGCGGGAGATCTTCCACAAATGCCGGGAGCAGGGGATGACCTACGAAGAGGTCGGCCGCGAGATGGGGATTTCCCGGAACGCCGTTAAAAAACACATGATGACCGCCATCCGGACCCTCAAGGACGCCGCCGAGCGCGACCTGGGAGTCACGCTGGAGGCCGCGGTGGTATTGGCAACCGTCGCCTCGTTTTCCATTTTGTAA
- a CDS encoding FecR family protein, translating to MRKKQHYDTLVRRYLDNQASDEELEVFFDLLKKGELKSHLDRALGVTPARSHRGRWLAVAASLVGVLLVTGWWYGHRVPSKPVLAHESRFGNDVAPGRNHAVLTMAGGKVIDLDSGASVALQGGARLQRRGAGAWIFHPGVGDAEPVYNTITAPPGGQFPFVLEDGTKIWLNAASSLRFPTEFRGRSREVTLDGEAYFEVAPNARMDFRVNARGMQVQVLGTHFNVNAYADESSIRTTLLSGSVRIVQDKTRALLQPGEQARLQPDGTLKTVRDPDVVDVAMAWRNGYFSFEEDDIRTVMRQISRWYDVTVHYEGAPPTAIFGGDIERDLSLVQVLKLLEKSQVHFRLQGRTLTVLP from the coding sequence ATGCGGAAAAAGCAGCACTACGATACATTGGTGAGGCGATACCTGGACAACCAGGCGTCGGATGAGGAACTGGAGGTGTTTTTCGACCTGTTGAAGAAAGGGGAGCTCAAATCCCACCTGGATCGCGCCCTTGGCGTGACCCCGGCCCGTTCGCATCGAGGCAGGTGGCTGGCGGTGGCTGCCTCCCTGGTGGGCGTGCTTTTGGTAACCGGCTGGTGGTATGGGCACCGGGTCCCGTCCAAACCGGTTCTGGCCCACGAAAGCCGTTTTGGGAATGACGTCGCTCCGGGGCGGAACCATGCGGTCCTGACCATGGCCGGCGGTAAGGTGATCGACCTGGACAGCGGAGCCTCTGTAGCGCTGCAGGGAGGTGCCCGTCTGCAACGCAGAGGCGCGGGCGCCTGGATCTTCCACCCCGGTGTGGGGGATGCGGAGCCGGTCTATAATACCATTACCGCCCCGCCGGGCGGTCAGTTCCCGTTCGTCCTTGAAGACGGTACTAAGATTTGGCTGAATGCCGCGTCCTCCCTGCGTTTTCCGACGGAATTCCGGGGCCGCTCCCGGGAAGTGACGCTGGACGGAGAGGCCTATTTCGAGGTCGCCCCCAACGCCCGCATGGACTTTAGGGTCAACGCCCGCGGCATGCAGGTACAGGTGTTGGGGACCCACTTCAACGTCAATGCGTATGCCGATGAATCCAGCATCCGTACCACCCTTTTGTCGGGTTCTGTCCGGATCGTACAGGACAAGACGCGGGCGCTCCTCCAACCGGGAGAGCAGGCGCGTTTGCAACCGGACGGGACCCTGAAGACCGTCCGCGACCCGGACGTGGTGGACGTAGCAATGGCCTGGAGAAATGGTTATTTCAGTTTCGAGGAAGACGATATACGGACGGTGATGCGGCAGATATCCCGCTGGTATGACGTGACTGTTCATTACGAGGGAGCGCCGCCCACGGCCATCTTCGGAGGAGATATAGAAAGAGACCTTAGCCTGGTACAGGTATTAAAACTGTTGGAAAAAAGCCAGGTGCACTTTCGCCTGCAGGGCAGAACGCTGACCGTGCTGCCCTGA
- a CDS encoding SusC/RagA family TonB-linked outer membrane protein: protein MRLTTLLLTVALIEAHAGGNAQSLHITGQNIPLKKVFSEIKHQTGYTFFYNYDLLREAHPVSLDVRNASLEQVLKLCFSNQPLDYFIENKTIVVTRRTGPPAATGPIADSVARVVIEDVDVRGRVSDEQGQPLVGVSIKVKGQQTGTTTDPDGIFSLHVPAHTTLLISYIGYVTKEVVVEKAGVIAIHLARSNTAMDEVVVTGLGETRAKRSLGYSVTQVSGDQIRSANTVDPITAIQGMVTGLQVQPGLSGPSATPRFQIRGSSSLDPYQNTPLIVVDGVILDQSSVLPNESGQYGSNTDFGNILKDINPDDIESLSVLKGGAVVALYGSRANNGVILIKTRKGYHQKGIGISLTHSDFIDHPYKTVDYQNTYGSGVGLNDFDTAANGQLSIDPSTYGISFGPRMTGQKVMDVSGTLMNNVGTNPLGLFRNGVTDNTNISLSSATDNNTFRLSYSHLTSNGISPNNELKRNSVDMRVTHKVASKILADVTVDYVQTGTWNPGLQGGNSPLYALAYDVARNYNMPYWASHYIDSVHGGVNTNDVLGVVQGILYPLYENNDYLVENNFRGSAQLTANVTPWLDLLSTESVNIYNRNEYQNTRGTGTGFAGASYSENVNILDQFRYNASFYLHKNVSKDWLLTLQGGGELFTWESRGSSASTNGTILPDIYRLSNSQKAPTITEAAPNTSQLASLFFQGSFQYKNTYFLNYYGRNDWNSTLVYNDGHGDYSYFYPGVDLAWVFTDALHLPKWFDYGKLRLSYNSSGNGDATYVTNTGNYIAQTPYIGANGTTVNYYGYQSNTLPNQHLVPERSDKFEAGVEFKMFHERLGGDATVYTQDTKSQIIPFTAPLASGVSNVLINAGTVRNKGIELTLFGTPILTKDFSWVTRFNYTLNRNKVISLPLGTNYLDLEDEDGIRTVAVKGGDYALLVARYGYARYQAKDGSGNNVGSPLNGQHVITMIDGAGGTFPIYQRAQNYGTDPTSQEPVIGSTLPKFLGSWINTFNYKRFSLNVFLDAKFGGLEYSTTYYYGSQNGNLKNTLFGRTAASGGIAYTPQPNSASFFGQGTAPRQDGIGLHGVFASGTMATGQDGKSRDVSGMTYDAALKAGYVQPVDAPDYYIATYSWGYGIREAGVFKSSWVAVRQISLGYDLPTGWASKMRMNNLRAVLSVRNPFYLYNSAPDHINPDNLNDSGSGAAFERGGIPYVRSYGFSLNAGF, encoded by the coding sequence ATGAGACTGACTACACTGCTGTTGACGGTGGCGCTTATTGAGGCTCACGCGGGTGGAAATGCCCAAAGCTTGCATATTACCGGACAAAACATCCCCCTCAAGAAAGTATTCTCGGAAATCAAACACCAGACGGGGTACACCTTTTTTTACAACTATGACCTCCTCCGGGAGGCGCATCCTGTGAGCCTGGATGTCCGGAACGCATCCTTGGAACAAGTGCTCAAACTTTGTTTCTCCAACCAGCCCCTGGACTATTTTATTGAAAACAAGACCATCGTGGTCACCCGGCGGACGGGTCCGCCGGCGGCCACCGGTCCCATCGCGGACAGCGTGGCCCGCGTCGTTATAGAAGACGTGGACGTCCGGGGCCGGGTCAGTGACGAACAGGGACAACCCCTGGTCGGTGTTAGCATCAAGGTCAAGGGACAGCAAACTGGAACGACGACCGACCCGGACGGAATATTTTCCCTTCACGTACCCGCGCATACCACGCTTTTGATCTCTTATATCGGTTATGTCACCAAGGAGGTTGTGGTAGAGAAAGCGGGTGTGATCGCCATCCACCTGGCCCGTTCGAACACGGCCATGGATGAGGTCGTCGTCACGGGTTTGGGTGAAACCCGTGCCAAAAGAAGCCTGGGCTATTCGGTGACCCAGGTGAGCGGGGACCAGATCCGGTCGGCGAATACCGTGGACCCCATCACGGCCATACAAGGCATGGTCACGGGGCTTCAGGTACAACCGGGGTTGAGCGGACCGTCGGCCACCCCTCGTTTCCAGATCCGGGGCAGCTCTTCGCTCGACCCTTACCAGAATACACCGCTCATCGTGGTGGACGGCGTGATCCTGGACCAGTCCTCGGTACTCCCCAACGAAAGCGGCCAGTACGGAAGCAATACGGACTTCGGGAACATCCTCAAGGACATCAACCCGGACGACATCGAATCCCTCAGCGTCCTGAAAGGAGGCGCGGTGGTCGCCCTGTACGGAAGCCGCGCCAACAATGGCGTGATCCTGATCAAGACCCGCAAAGGGTATCACCAGAAGGGGATCGGCATTTCCTTAACCCACAGCGATTTTATCGATCATCCTTATAAGACCGTAGACTACCAGAACACATACGGATCGGGTGTCGGTCTGAACGACTTTGACACGGCGGCCAACGGCCAGTTGTCCATAGACCCCAGCACGTACGGGATCAGCTTCGGACCCCGGATGACCGGTCAGAAGGTCATGGACGTCAGCGGGACCCTGATGAACAATGTCGGGACCAATCCCCTCGGTCTTTTCCGGAACGGGGTGACGGACAACACAAATATTTCCTTATCATCGGCCACCGACAACAACACCTTCCGGCTGTCCTATTCCCACCTCACCTCCAACGGGATCAGCCCGAACAATGAGCTGAAGCGCAACAGCGTGGACATGCGCGTGACCCATAAGGTGGCGTCGAAAATCCTGGCCGACGTCACGGTGGACTATGTCCAGACCGGTACCTGGAACCCCGGCCTGCAAGGCGGGAACAGCCCTTTATATGCCCTGGCGTATGACGTGGCCCGGAACTATAACATGCCCTACTGGGCCTCGCACTACATCGATTCCGTCCATGGCGGTGTCAATACCAACGACGTCCTGGGCGTGGTCCAGGGCATCCTTTATCCCTTGTACGAGAACAACGACTACCTGGTCGAAAACAACTTCAGGGGGAGTGCGCAGCTCACCGCCAACGTCACACCCTGGCTGGACCTGTTGTCAACCGAGAGCGTGAACATTTATAACCGGAACGAATACCAGAACACCCGGGGGACCGGTACAGGCTTTGCCGGGGCTTCCTATTCCGAGAACGTCAACATCCTTGACCAGTTCCGGTACAACGCAAGCTTTTACCTGCACAAGAACGTCAGTAAAGACTGGCTGTTGACCCTCCAGGGGGGTGGTGAGCTGTTTACGTGGGAAAGCCGGGGTTCTTCCGCCAGCACCAACGGGACCATCCTCCCCGACATCTACCGGTTGTCGAACTCCCAAAAGGCCCCGACGATTACGGAGGCGGCCCCCAATACGTCTCAACTGGCGTCGCTCTTTTTCCAGGGCAGCTTCCAGTATAAAAACACCTACTTCCTCAATTATTACGGCCGCAACGACTGGAACTCTACCCTGGTGTATAACGACGGCCATGGTGACTATTCCTATTTCTACCCCGGGGTCGACCTGGCCTGGGTTTTTACGGATGCCCTCCACCTTCCGAAATGGTTTGACTACGGCAAGCTGCGCCTGTCCTATAACTCCAGCGGGAACGGCGATGCCACCTACGTGACCAACACGGGGAACTATATCGCCCAAACGCCGTATATAGGCGCCAACGGCACTACCGTGAACTACTATGGGTATCAGTCCAACACGCTGCCCAACCAGCACCTGGTCCCCGAGCGCAGCGACAAGTTTGAAGCCGGCGTGGAGTTCAAGATGTTCCACGAGCGGTTGGGCGGCGACGCGACCGTGTATACCCAGGACACCAAATCCCAGATCATCCCCTTTACCGCGCCGCTGGCGTCCGGGGTTTCCAATGTCCTGATCAATGCGGGTACGGTGCGCAACAAGGGGATCGAACTCACCCTTTTCGGTACGCCCATCCTGACCAAGGACTTCTCCTGGGTGACGCGGTTTAACTATACCCTGAACAGGAACAAGGTGATCAGCCTGCCCCTGGGGACCAACTACCTGGACCTGGAGGATGAGGACGGGATCCGGACGGTGGCCGTCAAGGGCGGCGACTACGCCCTGTTGGTTGCCCGGTACGGGTATGCCCGCTACCAGGCCAAGGACGGGAGCGGCAACAATGTCGGCAGTCCGCTCAACGGCCAGCACGTCATCACCATGATCGACGGCGCCGGGGGCACCTTTCCCATTTACCAGCGTGCTCAGAACTATGGAACCGATCCCACCTCCCAGGAACCGGTGATCGGCTCCACGCTGCCCAAGTTCCTCGGGAGCTGGATCAACACGTTCAACTACAAGCGGTTTTCGCTCAACGTCTTCTTAGATGCGAAGTTTGGCGGCTTGGAGTACTCGACCACCTACTATTATGGCTCCCAGAACGGGAACCTGAAGAATACCCTTTTTGGACGGACCGCGGCCTCGGGTGGGATTGCTTATACGCCCCAGCCCAACTCTGCCTCCTTTTTCGGCCAGGGTACGGCGCCCCGACAGGACGGGATCGGCCTTCATGGGGTGTTTGCATCGGGGACGATGGCCACCGGCCAGGACGGCAAGTCCCGGGACGTCAGTGGGATGACCTACGATGCCGCGCTCAAGGCGGGTTACGTGCAGCCCGTGGACGCACCGGATTATTACATCGCCACCTACTCCTGGGGATACGGTATCCGGGAAGCCGGGGTGTTCAAATCCTCCTGGGTTGCCGTCCGGCAAATCTCCCTGGGATATGACCTACCTACCGGCTGGGCCTCCAAGATGCGGATGAACAACCTTCGCGCCGTATTGAGTGTAAGGAATCCATTCTACCTGTACAACAGCGCCCCGGACCACATCAATCCGGACAACCTCAACGACTCCGGTTCCGGGGCCGCGTTCGAACGGGGCGGTATCCCCTATGTACGGTCCTATGGCTTTTCCTTGAATGCAGGCTTCTAA
- a CDS encoding SusD/RagB family nutrient-binding outer membrane lipoprotein: protein MKRSFLYIAVLLLGACSRSKYASLNTNPDAVLSVAPEYELTTGQMANYTNDFEAFYDYYQYIRPWTQLWVSAGGNTGTGAFINVANGNQRWGIFYSRIGPPLVDVQHLIALLPAAKAAQYVYLNAITGITLAQAAFYCADPNGSMPFTQAFEARYTGNLTPVWDAQQALFDTLDARLKSYVTTLESTQSVTQNTGGNNDIIFQGNVNKWIMAANSLRLRIALRLMKQSPSQTTSIANDVLADKVGPIDNAADEWVFITGQNFEGGNFNPLGYSGNQCMEKNVVDFMNRTGDPRIRALLQPSGINTQDIFDSAQAQGQIPAGVTWDGLTYRGQYASPDQAKVGTQSYLFHTLTFSYQGNKMQVNYPSIINPYILYAPYNSGLGVNAMPVITYADVCFMRAELILRGLSNDNASPQALYNAGVAASITDFDAWAQKAVTPNYTPLGSSEIATYLTQTGVAYQASTALEQVLDQEYLNLYMNPNEAWALIKRTGYPSPTGAIMPLETLTSGGSPVVMPRRYVPQFPLLGDLNYNNAVSAINTELQQPGYGAANDITGKVWWDQ from the coding sequence ATGAAGAGATCTTTTCTTTATATCGCCGTTCTCCTCTTAGGTGCGTGCAGCCGGTCCAAGTACGCGTCCCTCAACACCAACCCGGACGCCGTCCTCTCCGTGGCACCGGAGTATGAACTGACCACCGGCCAGATGGCCAATTATACAAACGATTTCGAGGCATTTTACGACTACTACCAGTATATCCGTCCATGGACCCAATTGTGGGTCAGCGCCGGAGGAAATACGGGTACCGGGGCTTTTATCAACGTCGCCAACGGCAACCAGCGCTGGGGGATCTTTTATTCAAGGATCGGGCCCCCCCTGGTCGATGTGCAACACCTCATCGCCCTGCTGCCGGCGGCAAAGGCCGCGCAATACGTTTACCTGAATGCCATAACGGGCATCACCCTCGCGCAGGCCGCCTTTTATTGTGCCGACCCCAACGGGAGCATGCCGTTCACACAGGCATTCGAGGCCCGCTACACCGGCAACCTCACCCCGGTATGGGACGCCCAGCAAGCCCTTTTTGACACCCTGGATGCCCGGCTGAAGTCTTATGTCACGACCCTGGAATCCACCCAGTCCGTCACCCAGAACACCGGTGGCAACAACGACATCATCTTCCAGGGCAACGTCAATAAGTGGATCATGGCCGCGAACAGCCTCCGGCTCCGGATCGCCCTGCGTCTGATGAAGCAAAGCCCTTCCCAGACTACCTCCATTGCCAACGACGTACTGGCCGACAAGGTCGGCCCGATCGACAACGCGGCGGACGAATGGGTCTTTATCACCGGGCAGAACTTCGAGGGCGGCAACTTTAACCCCCTCGGGTATTCCGGGAACCAATGCATGGAGAAAAACGTCGTGGATTTTATGAACCGGACCGGGGATCCCCGTATCCGCGCCCTCCTTCAGCCGTCGGGCATCAATACCCAGGACATCTTCGACTCCGCCCAGGCCCAGGGCCAGATACCGGCCGGGGTCACCTGGGACGGCCTGACCTACCGCGGGCAATACGCCAGCCCCGACCAGGCCAAGGTCGGCACCCAAAGCTATCTTTTCCATACCCTGACCTTTTCCTACCAGGGCAATAAAATGCAGGTGAACTATCCGTCGATCATCAACCCCTATATCCTGTATGCCCCTTACAATTCCGGTCTGGGGGTCAACGCGATGCCCGTCATCACCTACGCGGACGTTTGTTTTATGCGCGCGGAGCTCATCCTGAGAGGGCTGTCCAACGACAATGCCAGCCCGCAGGCGCTCTACAACGCCGGGGTCGCCGCCTCCATCACGGACTTCGACGCCTGGGCGCAAAAGGCGGTGACGCCCAATTATACCCCGCTGGGTTCTTCGGAGATTGCCACTTACCTGACCCAGACCGGTGTCGCCTACCAGGCATCCACCGCACTGGAGCAGGTGCTTGACCAGGAATACCTGAACCTGTATATGAACCCCAACGAGGCCTGGGCGCTCATCAAGCGCACCGGCTACCCCAGCCCGACGGGCGCTATTATGCCGCTGGAAACCCTGACCTCAGGCGGGTCCCCCGTGGTCATGCCGCGGCGGTATGTGCCCCAGTTCCCGTTGCTGGGCGACCTGAACTATAATAACGCGGTGAGCGCCATCAACACGGAGTTGCAGCAGCCGGGGTATGGGGCGGCCAATGACATTACGGGGAAAGTTTGGTGGGATCAATAA
- a CDS encoding cytochrome c has protein sequence MRLCFFVILTFVTLGPAAAQAPSFLSVQRIVLLRCAPCHRPGEAAPFSLLTYEDIARRAGFIKKVISEGYMPPWKADDHYRAFANDRALAPEEREAILRWVDAGAPAAASPGGVAPFFPGTAYTRPPDLTLKIDSPYLVPGDDAERFIVFKLPYELPADRNVEAVELYCNNRKIIHHINYGFYAVPDTAVSIFGGSPYIDGDRPGSQQREYDVLKRNFTYYTGWIPGASAESYPPGFGWTLPRRGVVLLTVHYTALGADEHSIVGVNLFFTPKPIHREVKIISLGSGGVGEELITPPLLLLAGRVDTFRLQVKTQEDQSLLYVWPHMHYLGKEFTAWAETPSGDTIPLVHIPRWDFRWQELYRFKHPVRLPAGSVVHVTGVYDNTADNPFNPSSPPRLVLSTGNMTSRDEMMTLMLIYVGAEEGDEKIVL, from the coding sequence ATGCGGTTGTGTTTTTTTGTCATACTCACCTTTGTAACCTTGGGGCCTGCCGCTGCGCAGGCCCCTTCTTTCCTTTCGGTGCAGCGGATCGTCCTTTTGCGTTGCGCCCCCTGCCACCGGCCGGGGGAGGCGGCGCCGTTTTCGTTGCTGACCTATGAAGACATCGCGCGACGCGCCGGTTTTATCAAGAAGGTGATTTCGGAGGGGTATATGCCGCCCTGGAAGGCGGATGACCATTATAGGGCGTTTGCCAATGACAGGGCGCTCGCGCCTGAGGAGCGCGAGGCCATCCTGCGGTGGGTGGATGCGGGGGCGCCTGCGGCCGCATCGCCCGGCGGCGTGGCGCCCTTTTTCCCCGGCACCGCCTACACCCGCCCCCCGGACCTCACCCTCAAGATCGATTCCCCCTACCTCGTCCCCGGGGACGACGCCGAACGGTTTATTGTCTTTAAGCTACCCTACGAGCTCCCTGCCGACCGGAACGTCGAGGCCGTGGAGTTGTACTGTAACAACCGGAAGATCATCCACCACATCAACTACGGGTTTTATGCCGTACCCGATACTGCCGTGTCCATCTTTGGCGGCAGCCCCTACATCGACGGCGACCGGCCCGGGTCACAGCAACGGGAATACGACGTCCTCAAACGGAACTTTACCTACTATACGGGGTGGATCCCCGGGGCCTCCGCCGAAAGCTATCCCCCTGGTTTCGGGTGGACGCTACCCCGCCGGGGTGTGGTCCTGCTGACGGTGCACTACACGGCTTTGGGCGCCGATGAACATTCCATCGTGGGCGTCAACCTGTTTTTTACGCCGAAACCCATCCACCGGGAGGTCAAGATCATCAGCCTGGGCTCGGGTGGCGTAGGAGAAGAATTGATCACGCCCCCCCTGCTCCTCCTCGCGGGCCGGGTGGATACGTTCCGGCTACAGGTGAAGACCCAGGAGGACCAGTCGCTCTTGTATGTATGGCCCCACATGCACTATCTTGGCAAAGAGTTTACCGCCTGGGCCGAGACCCCGTCGGGGGATACCATCCCCCTGGTTCACATCCCCCGCTGGGACTTCCGCTGGCAGGAGCTGTACCGGTTCAAACACCCCGTCCGGCTCCCCGCGGGTTCCGTGGTGCACGTCACCGGGGTCTACGACAATACGGCGGATAATCCCTTTAACCCCTCCAGCCCGCCCCGTCTGGTCCTTTCCACGGGGAACATGACCTCGCGGGATGAAATGATGACGCTGATGCTGATTTATGTGGGGGCGGAAGAGGGGGATGAAAAGATTGTGTTATGA